A genomic stretch from Gorilla gorilla gorilla isolate KB3781 chromosome 20, NHGRI_mGorGor1-v2.1_pri, whole genome shotgun sequence includes:
- the RASAL3 gene encoding RAS protein activator like-3 isoform X2: MDPPSPSRTSQTQPTATSPLTSYRWHTGGGGEKAAGGFRWGRFAGWGRALSHQESMVSTQPAPRSIFRRVLSAPPKESRTSRLRLSKALWGRHKNPPPEPDPEPEQEAPELEPEPGLEPPTPQIPEAPTPNVPVWDIGGFTLLDGKLVLLGGEEEGPRRPRVGSASSEGSIHVAMGNFRDPDRMPGKTEPETAGPNQVHNVRGLLKRLKEKKKARLELRDGPPSALGSRESLATLSELDLGAERDVRIWPLHPSLLGEPHCFQVTWTGGSRCFSCRSAAERDRWIEDLRRQFQPTQDNVEREETWLSVWVHEAKGLPRAAAGAPGVRAELWLDGALLARTAPRAGPGQLFWAERFHFEALPPARRLSLRLRGLGPGSAVLGRVALALEELGAPRAPAAGLERWFPLLGAPVGAALRARIRARRLRVLPSERYKELAEFLTFHYGRLCGALEPALPAQAKEELAAAMVRVLRATGRAQALVTDLGTAELARCGGREALLFRENTLATKAIDEYMKLVAQDYLQETLGQVVRRLCASTEDCEVDPSKCPASELPEHQARLRNSCEEVFETIIHSYDWFPAELGIVFSSWREACKERGSEVLGPRLVCASLFLRLLCPAILAPSLFGLAPDHPAPGPARTLTLIAKVIQNLANRAPFGEKEAYMGFMNSFLEEHGPAMQCFLDQVAMVDVDAAPSGYQGSGDLALQLAVLHAQLCTIFAELDQTTRDTLEPLPTILRAIEEGQPVLVSVPMRLPPPPAQVHSSLSAGEKPGFLAPRDLPKHTPLISKSQSLRSVRRSESWARPRPDEERPLRRPRPVQRTQSVPVRRPARRRQSAGPWPRPKGSLSTGPAPRARPWTRDSASLPRKPSVPWQRQMDQPQNRNQALGTHRPVNKLAELQCEVAALREEQKVLSRLVESLSTHIRALTEQQEQLRGQLQDLDSRLRAGSTA; this comes from the exons ATGGACCCACCGTCGCCAAGCCGGACCTCCCAAACCCAGCCCACAGCCACCTCTCCGCTGACTTCCTACCGCTGGCACACGGGGGGCGGTGGGGAGAAGGCGGCTGGAGGGTTCCGCTGGGGCCGCTTtgctggctggggcagggccCTGAGCCACCAGGAGTCCATGGTCAGCACCCAGCCAGCCCCTCGCTCGATATTCCGTCGGGTCCTATCTGCGCCTCCCAAGGAGTCACGGACCAGTCGCCTTCGACTCTCCAAGGCCCTCTGGGGGAGGCATAAGAACCCACCGCCGGAGCCAGACCCGGAGCCGGAGCAGGAGGCCCCAG AGCTGGAGCCGGAGCCAGGGCTAGAGCCCCCTACCCCACAGATCCCTGAGGCCCCCACACCCAACGTGCCTGTCTGGGACATTGGGGGCTTCACCCTGCTTGATGGGAAGCTGGTGCTGcttggaggagaggaggag GGTCCTCGAAGGCCCCGGGTGGGAAGTGCTAGCTCCGAGGGCAGCATCCACGTGGCCATGGGGAACTTCAGGGATCCAG ATCGGATGCCTGGAAAAACAGAACCAGAGACTGCTGGTCCCAACCAGGTCCACAACGTTCGG GGGTTGCTCAAGAggctgaaagagaagaaaaaggccaGGCTGGAGCTCCGGGATGG ACCCCCCAGTGCTCTGGGCTCTAGGGAGTCGCTGGCCACACTCTCTGAACTGGACCTGGGCGCCGAGCGGGATGTGCGGATCtggccactgcaccctagcctccTGGGGGAGCCCCACTGCTTTCAG GTAACCTGGACGGGTGGAAGCCGCTGCTTCTCTTGTCGCTCGGCCGCTGAGAGAGACCGCTGGATCGAGGACCTTCGTCGCCAATTCCAGCCCACCCAG GACAACGTGGAGCGGGAAGAGACATGGCTGAGCGTGTGGGTGCACGAAGCGAAGGGGCTTCCCCGGGCAGCGGCGGGGGCACCCGGCGTGCGCGCCGAGCTGTGGCTGGATGGCGCGCTGCTGGCACGCACGGCGCCTCGGGCCGGCCCAGGCCAGCTCTTCTGGGCCGAGCGCTTCCACTTCGAGGCGCTGCCACCGGCACGTCGCCTGTCGCTGCGGCTGCGCGGCTTGGGCCCGGGAAGCGCGGTGCTGGGCCGCGTGGCCCTGGCGCTGGAGGAGCTGGGCGCCCCACGCGCGCCTGCCGCCGGTCTGGAGCGCTGGTTCCCGCTGCTCGGGGCGCCGGTGGGCGCAGCGCTGCGAGCGCGGATTCGGGCGCGTCGCCTGCGCGTGCTGCCGTCCGAGCGCTACAAGGAGCTGGCAGAGTTCCTCACCTTCCACTATGGGCGCCTCTGCGGGGCCCTGGAGCCCGCGCTGCCTGCGCAGGCCAAGGAGGAGCTGGCGGCAGCCATGGTGCGCGTGCTGCGGGCCACCGGCCGGGCGCAG GCGCTGGTGACTGACCTGGGCACTGCGGAGCTGGCGCGCTGTGGAGGCCGTGAGGCGCTGCTGTTCCGGGAAAACACATTGGCCACCAAGGCTATCGATGAGTACATGAAGCTCGTGGCACAGGATTACCTTCAGGAGACCCTGG GACAGGTTGTGCGGCGTCTCTGTGCTTCTACTGAGGACTGTGAAGTGGACCCCAGCAAATGTCCAGCCTCGGAGCTGCCAGAGCACCAGGCCAGACTTCGGAACAGCTGCGAGGAGGTCTTCGAAACCATTATCCATTCCTACGA CTGGTTCCCTGCGGAGCTGGGCATCGTGTTCTCAAGCTGGCGAGAAGCATGCAAAGAACGTGGCTCTGAGGTGCTGGGCCCCCGACTGGTGTGCGCCTCCCTCTTCCTGCGGCTCCTGTGCCCTGCCATCCTGGCACCCAGCCTCTTTGGTTTAGCACCAGACCATCCAGCACCCGGCCCAGCCCGCACCCTCACACTGATTGCCAAGGTCATCCAGAACCTCGCCAACCGTGCCCC GTTCGGTGAGAAGGAGGCCTACATGGGCTTCATGAATAGCTTCCTGGAGGAACATGGACCAGCCATGCAATGCTTCCTGGACCAGGTGGCCATGGTGGATGTGGATGCTGCCCCCAGTGGTTACCAGGGCAGTGGTGATCTGGCCCTCCAGTTAGCTGTCCTGCATGCCCAGCTCTGTACAATCTTTGCTGAGCTTGACCAG ACAACCCGAGACACCCTGGAACCGCTGCCCACCATCCTGCGAGCCATTGAGGAGGGCCAGCCTGTGCTTGTGTCAGTGCCAATGCGTCTCCCACCGCCCCCGGCCCAGGTCCACTCCAG CCTCTCCGCAGGGGAGAAGCCCGGCTTCCTGGCCCCCCGGGACCTCCCCAAGCACACCCCTCTCATCTCCAAGAGCCAGTCTCTGCGCAGCGTTCGCCGCTCAGAGAGTTGGGCCCGGCCACGGCCGGACGAAGAGCGGCCCCTGCGGCGGCCCCGGCCGGTGCAGCGCACGCAGAGTGTCCCGGTCCGGCGTCCTGCCCGCCGCCGCCAATCTGCGGGGCCCTGGCCGCGACCCAAAGGCTCCCTGAGCACGGGACCAGCGCCCCGCGCCCGGCCTTGGACCCGGGACTCCGCCTCGCTGCCTCGGAAGCCGTCGGTACCCTGGCAGCGCCAAATGGACCAGCCGCAAAACCGAAACCAGGCACTGGGCACGCACCGACCTGTGAATAAG TTGGCAGAGCTGCAGTGCGAGGTGGCCGCTCTGCGTGAGGAGCAGAAAGTGCTGTCCCGCCTCGTGGAGTCGCTGAGCACCCACATCCGGGCCTTGACGGAGCAGCAGGAGCAGCTGCGGGGCCAGCTGCAGGATCTGGACTCCAGGCTCCGTGCTGG GAGCACCGCCTAA
- the RASAL3 gene encoding RAS protein activator like-3 isoform X1, which translates to MDPPSPSRTSQTQPTATSPLTSYRWHTGGGGEKAAGGFRWGRFAGWGRALSHQESMVSTQPAPRSIFRRVLSAPPKESRTSRLRLSKALWGRHKNPPPEPDPEPEQEAPELEPEPGLEPPTPQIPEAPTPNVPVWDIGGFTLLDGKLVLLGGEEEGPRRPRVGSASSEGSIHVAMGNFRDPDRMPGKTEPETAGPNQVHNVRGLLKRLKEKKKARLELRDGPPSALGSRESLATLSELDLGAERDVRIWPLHPSLLGEPHCFQVTWTGGSRCFSCRSAAERDRWIEDLRRQFQPTQDNVEREETWLSVWVHEAKGLPRAAAGAPGVRAELWLDGALLARTAPRAGPGQLFWAERFHFEALPPARRLSLRLRGLGPGSAVLGRVALALEELGAPRAPAAGLERWFPLLGAPVGAALRARIRARRLRVLPSERYKELAEFLTFHYGRLCGALEPALPAQAKEELAAAMVRVLRATGRAQALVTDLGTAELARCGGREALLFRENTLATKAIDEYMKLVAQDYLQETLGQVVRRLCASTEDCEVDPSKCPASELPEHQARLRNSCEEVFETIIHSYDWFPAELGIVFSSWREACKERGSEVLGPRLVCASLFLRLLCPAILAPSLFGLAPDHPAPGPARTLTLIAKVIQNLANRAPFGEKEAYMGFMNSFLEEHGPAMQCFLDQVAMVDVDAAPSGYQGSGDLALQLAVLHAQLCTIFAELDQTTRDTLEPLPTILRAIEEGQPVLVSVPMRLPPPPAQVHSSLSAGEKPGFLAPRDLPKHTPLISKSQSLRSVRRSESWARPRPDEERPLRRPRPVQRTQSVPVRRPARRRQSAGPWPRPKGSLSTGPAPRARPWTRDSASLPRKPSVPWQRQMDQPQNRNQALGTHRPVNKLAELQCEVAALREEQKVLSRLVESLSTHIRALTEQQEQLRGQLQDLDSRLRAGSSEFDSEHNLTSNEGHSLKNLEHRLNEMEKTQAQLRDAVQSLQLSPRTRGSWSQPQPLKAPCLNGDTT; encoded by the exons ATGGACCCACCGTCGCCAAGCCGGACCTCCCAAACCCAGCCCACAGCCACCTCTCCGCTGACTTCCTACCGCTGGCACACGGGGGGCGGTGGGGAGAAGGCGGCTGGAGGGTTCCGCTGGGGCCGCTTtgctggctggggcagggccCTGAGCCACCAGGAGTCCATGGTCAGCACCCAGCCAGCCCCTCGCTCGATATTCCGTCGGGTCCTATCTGCGCCTCCCAAGGAGTCACGGACCAGTCGCCTTCGACTCTCCAAGGCCCTCTGGGGGAGGCATAAGAACCCACCGCCGGAGCCAGACCCGGAGCCGGAGCAGGAGGCCCCAG AGCTGGAGCCGGAGCCAGGGCTAGAGCCCCCTACCCCACAGATCCCTGAGGCCCCCACACCCAACGTGCCTGTCTGGGACATTGGGGGCTTCACCCTGCTTGATGGGAAGCTGGTGCTGcttggaggagaggaggag GGTCCTCGAAGGCCCCGGGTGGGAAGTGCTAGCTCCGAGGGCAGCATCCACGTGGCCATGGGGAACTTCAGGGATCCAG ATCGGATGCCTGGAAAAACAGAACCAGAGACTGCTGGTCCCAACCAGGTCCACAACGTTCGG GGGTTGCTCAAGAggctgaaagagaagaaaaaggccaGGCTGGAGCTCCGGGATGG ACCCCCCAGTGCTCTGGGCTCTAGGGAGTCGCTGGCCACACTCTCTGAACTGGACCTGGGCGCCGAGCGGGATGTGCGGATCtggccactgcaccctagcctccTGGGGGAGCCCCACTGCTTTCAG GTAACCTGGACGGGTGGAAGCCGCTGCTTCTCTTGTCGCTCGGCCGCTGAGAGAGACCGCTGGATCGAGGACCTTCGTCGCCAATTCCAGCCCACCCAG GACAACGTGGAGCGGGAAGAGACATGGCTGAGCGTGTGGGTGCACGAAGCGAAGGGGCTTCCCCGGGCAGCGGCGGGGGCACCCGGCGTGCGCGCCGAGCTGTGGCTGGATGGCGCGCTGCTGGCACGCACGGCGCCTCGGGCCGGCCCAGGCCAGCTCTTCTGGGCCGAGCGCTTCCACTTCGAGGCGCTGCCACCGGCACGTCGCCTGTCGCTGCGGCTGCGCGGCTTGGGCCCGGGAAGCGCGGTGCTGGGCCGCGTGGCCCTGGCGCTGGAGGAGCTGGGCGCCCCACGCGCGCCTGCCGCCGGTCTGGAGCGCTGGTTCCCGCTGCTCGGGGCGCCGGTGGGCGCAGCGCTGCGAGCGCGGATTCGGGCGCGTCGCCTGCGCGTGCTGCCGTCCGAGCGCTACAAGGAGCTGGCAGAGTTCCTCACCTTCCACTATGGGCGCCTCTGCGGGGCCCTGGAGCCCGCGCTGCCTGCGCAGGCCAAGGAGGAGCTGGCGGCAGCCATGGTGCGCGTGCTGCGGGCCACCGGCCGGGCGCAG GCGCTGGTGACTGACCTGGGCACTGCGGAGCTGGCGCGCTGTGGAGGCCGTGAGGCGCTGCTGTTCCGGGAAAACACATTGGCCACCAAGGCTATCGATGAGTACATGAAGCTCGTGGCACAGGATTACCTTCAGGAGACCCTGG GACAGGTTGTGCGGCGTCTCTGTGCTTCTACTGAGGACTGTGAAGTGGACCCCAGCAAATGTCCAGCCTCGGAGCTGCCAGAGCACCAGGCCAGACTTCGGAACAGCTGCGAGGAGGTCTTCGAAACCATTATCCATTCCTACGA CTGGTTCCCTGCGGAGCTGGGCATCGTGTTCTCAAGCTGGCGAGAAGCATGCAAAGAACGTGGCTCTGAGGTGCTGGGCCCCCGACTGGTGTGCGCCTCCCTCTTCCTGCGGCTCCTGTGCCCTGCCATCCTGGCACCCAGCCTCTTTGGTTTAGCACCAGACCATCCAGCACCCGGCCCAGCCCGCACCCTCACACTGATTGCCAAGGTCATCCAGAACCTCGCCAACCGTGCCCC GTTCGGTGAGAAGGAGGCCTACATGGGCTTCATGAATAGCTTCCTGGAGGAACATGGACCAGCCATGCAATGCTTCCTGGACCAGGTGGCCATGGTGGATGTGGATGCTGCCCCCAGTGGTTACCAGGGCAGTGGTGATCTGGCCCTCCAGTTAGCTGTCCTGCATGCCCAGCTCTGTACAATCTTTGCTGAGCTTGACCAG ACAACCCGAGACACCCTGGAACCGCTGCCCACCATCCTGCGAGCCATTGAGGAGGGCCAGCCTGTGCTTGTGTCAGTGCCAATGCGTCTCCCACCGCCCCCGGCCCAGGTCCACTCCAG CCTCTCCGCAGGGGAGAAGCCCGGCTTCCTGGCCCCCCGGGACCTCCCCAAGCACACCCCTCTCATCTCCAAGAGCCAGTCTCTGCGCAGCGTTCGCCGCTCAGAGAGTTGGGCCCGGCCACGGCCGGACGAAGAGCGGCCCCTGCGGCGGCCCCGGCCGGTGCAGCGCACGCAGAGTGTCCCGGTCCGGCGTCCTGCCCGCCGCCGCCAATCTGCGGGGCCCTGGCCGCGACCCAAAGGCTCCCTGAGCACGGGACCAGCGCCCCGCGCCCGGCCTTGGACCCGGGACTCCGCCTCGCTGCCTCGGAAGCCGTCGGTACCCTGGCAGCGCCAAATGGACCAGCCGCAAAACCGAAACCAGGCACTGGGCACGCACCGACCTGTGAATAAG TTGGCAGAGCTGCAGTGCGAGGTGGCCGCTCTGCGTGAGGAGCAGAAAGTGCTGTCCCGCCTCGTGGAGTCGCTGAGCACCCACATCCGGGCCTTGACGGAGCAGCAGGAGCAGCTGCGGGGCCAGCTGCAGGATCTGGACTCCAGGCTCCGTGCTGG GAGCTCAGAGTTTGATTCAGAGCACAACCTAACAAGCAATGAAGGGCACAGTCTGAAAAACCTG GAGCACCGCCTAAATGAGATGGAGAAAACTCAGGCTCAGCTGAGGGATGCTGTCCAGAGCCTGCAGCTTTCTCCAAGGACGCGGGGGTCTTGGAGTCAACCCCAGCCCCTCAAAGCACCCTGCCTCAATGGAGACACCACCTGA